The genomic stretch TATGCATGTTTGGGGAATTTATATCGCATTGGGATGAGTTACACgagaaaacagctcgatcgagtacgttttgtactcgatcgagaggaatgcctaAGAGAACttatcgatcgagtggtttaagacactcgatcgaaatgccataactaaggattactcgatcgagtgaaattcggttcgatcgagtagaataaatatcagagtcctcgatcgagtgatttcaaatcactcgatcgagtgaaagtgcCTATTATACGCAGGAAGTTCTTTTTCTTCCTCTTATTTTCATTCTAACTTAATTCTCACCTTTGTTCTTGCGATATTAGGGCGATTTTTCCCCAAATCCCTCCGTTAATCCTTTTCTTTTACCAAATCAAATAACCTCATTTTTCCCTTACATTTCGTTTTGGTTGTGTTTGATTTCGGGATTTAGGGTTTTCGGGTTTTTCGATCAAATATCCGTCTTTTGCATTTTTTCTTGTCGATTTTCTTGCTTAATTGTTGTGGGCATTCATCAAGTAAGTATCCCCTTTACTCTTTTATTGATTAATTGCTTATTTCGAGtttaatagagaaattaaggttTAGGGTTTTGCGGGTTTAGTTCGAAAATCCGACTGAATTTGGGGTTTTTGTGTTTAATTTGTTTAATTGATTGAATTCCCCCATTGCTTTCTTGATTAGGATGGAAAGTAGCTCCCTTCCTTCGACTAGCTCGACTGCTACCCCATCCacgactgagacggtggtccctactGTTACCACCATCATTCCGACTGTTAGTACCCCTGTTTTTCCTACTGTCACTGTTGGTACTACTACTGCTGCTATTGCTAGCTCCGTTTCTGTTAGTGCTAGCTCTGTTTCCGCCTCTGTCAGTACTGTCACTGCCTCTGCTAGTACTGCTGCTAGTTCCATTTCTGCTGCCTCTACTAGTACAACCGCTCCTTCCACTTCTGGTACGGTGACTacccctgctgcgtggtcaccaGCTATCACAGCTGCCTACCGGGCTGCCTTAGTACCTCGCTCCGTCAGAGGACGGGCTTCTTCCTCAGGTACTAGAGGCCAGAGTCGCGGACGAGCCACACCTGATGTTGGCCCGGTCACAATCCGTGTCGATGACTCACTTGACCCGCACCCCGACTACCCGAGGTACGTTTTGTTAACGCTATACATCGTACTCGTTTTTTTGCTTTAGAGAGCTGTGATTTTGCTTCAACGAAGTTTTTGTGTCGTAAGTCGCTTGAGAGGTTAGGTATTTACGAGCCCGTAGTTGAGATATTGAACGGGACGGGGATGACTGGCCTAATTACCATGAGTGCCACGACCTACAGGGAGCTGACCCTCGAGTGTTTTAGCTTCTTCACCTTTTCTGCCGGCGCATACGCCACTGACCCTCGTAGTTCTTGTGTTTCCTtccggttatttaaccggacCACGACTTGGAGCCTAGAGGAGTTTGGCAGTAGGTTAGGTTTGTCTTCTACCGGTGACTGGGACCCTCCTAGGAAGGTCCTAAGCATCTTGTGGCAGACCTTGGCACAGACACCTTATGAGGAGCGCAAGCTCGCTCACATCCAccttcccccggcccgttacttcttgcgtctcattggtgggaccatttttggccgtaaagaaccaaacaatgtgaacaacattgagttGTCTATTCTCGGGGGCTATCTGAACATCGATAGCGAGGGCCCCTTTGTGCTCAACGTTGCTTATTTAACTGCTCAGTATTTTCATAGTGTGGGGCAGAAGACTTCGTGCACCATTATCTCCGGTGGCGTAGCCACTTTTCTTGCTTGTTCTATCTTCCCCGCCTTTCCTCGTGACTTACAGCACCTAGACACTGATAGGTACCTTGACCTGGCAGCTATGCTATCTATGACTTGGCTTGCCTCTAaccagcggacttggaagatatGTGGTTCCTTGTCCGAGGTCTTACCTTGCACCACCCTACCCCGTCTTGTCCCTTTACCTACTGTTAGGGGTAGGTTACCTCCACCACTACCCTTTTTCCACCTCCTACTTGGCCCACCTCCTACCAtgtccgcttctaagaagcggaagagaccagagaccggagagggatccacaccttctacgggtggccagaGTTCCATGGCcattcctaccccgatccctactcctactcctgagCAGACACAGCCGGTCTATCCAGCTAATTTTGTTCCACCTCCACCTTTTAAGGCGTCCGCGGTCCtagaccaagggcgccgtgacggttttcttcttgagcttcttaccaggcaggctcgtatggagcgggacattgcacttgctttgttccctctatacgagtatcacatgaggagaggacgtcctatctctgagggctggccacacccgTCTTTTTActggtacccagctgaggggtaccacAGCCGGCCAGCGAGGCAGACACCGCTGAGCAGGAGGAGAGAGTACTAGATGAGGAGACGAGGAGGAGGGAGCAGCAGATGGGCCCAGACTTCACGGTGGAGGACATGGAGGACGACGGTGAcaagtagctactggtctactcacttccccagttttctggctggtttggggaagttcgtgttttgtatgtacattcttgctcttttatttatttttgtctcctatttatttattgtttttcatgcaTTTATTGGTTGCTTTTACCCTGTTCCCATTatttatctgctggtgtatgctggaggacaacgagggcgttgtccgttttggtttggggagggtaatgcatcctttgagtttgcatttgcatttgtttttgcattcatgtttcctttttctgcttgcattgtatttattccttttaaaaatcaaaaaaatagtagaaaattttcaaaaattcaaaacaatattcacgtttcattttgcatataggttgagtcagaacggtcgatttccgtgatgatattacactgtaacttgtcatttttacttgagccttgaatttttattgacagttattagcttagtcttgcgcatatctacgagttaatgtcaaaaatttagCTGTCtttgtagacttgacctgatagattggcaacctactttaaaatttctgagttttagagccatataactggtgacattcattaccatttcattaggaattgagagtagtactccttgcattacatgttcatcatttttccacatttatgaaattcgatttcttgtcaaatgcatacattcgggtttgtggtcggtgtcacatgcagggaggcgcttgcaaattttccctttctttcatgttcacccatttagctccactttagccaaatatagcctttttgacacattagctacacccaaaattcaacctgcccagtcaagctagtttagtgtgacttttgtggtatgtttatcATGTTGCGAGTTTGGCCTGTTTTTATTGTTTGGAGTTGGGAGAAAAATGAGAAgaatgagaaaaagaaagaaaaaaagacgtgaaagaaagaaaaaaaaagaaaaaaaaaagttgaaaaagaaaagaagagacgtgaaagaaagaaaaaaaagaaagaaaaaaaaagtgaaaaaaagtTAGTTGTTTGAATAAAtgagaccgtattaaaaaagggaagtttgtgacggtctcactcctccgtctTTATTtacatctttttgaggagatagtatatttggttagtgagttgtaTGCCATGAAGGGCACTTGCACTTTATTTTCTAGTCagctgagattcggatggtcttattTGATCTTGTTTAGGAACtggcttgacgctttacctccacatttccataatctgttttgtcTTTTCTCACCTGTGGCCTCacattcccatattatttgtaagccctcggctgtgacggacattgttggttggaatatGTGCATAGTACTTGAATCGCATGTcttttttgttgcatgcatgttatgtaggtcgcagtttaggtgagtgactttttctccttctctcttatacatatatttcaccctttgcttcatgagagaagagtgaccccgtGAGAGTatgattttgttggtcttgcaaggtcgataggtcagctttatttatggacgtcttataactcgtttgtatattgactgttgtagctgtaactgttagttttcttttgcattaaattggttcaagtagacaagttatagctagctctgagatttCATTtatgttccattagtttgcatttagtttactcgaggacgagtaaaggttcagtttgggtaGATTTGATActtgcaatttatatagtctttttagtcttctattgcacgcatttctatgcctttatgtatcgttatgtattgaaaaatgcccagaaatggctactttggtttgttttgtctaatttgcagaaatgaacctgaaagtagtgAAACCGCGCCCTATTCGTCCTGTTTAGCATGCATTATAAGGAGACGGGAATATTGGAGCGAGAGTCATGCCTTGGAGTGCATGAAGGAAGGTCAAGGGAGCTGTCAAAGACGAGTTAGAGGCTGACTTGgtggaaaagcactcgatcgagaagatttgatggtcgatcgagttgtttggcTGACACGAGAATTAGATCGAGTGATTCTATCTGCTTGATCGAATTGGTGAttattggagttcctcgatcgagaggtttatttGCTCAATCGAGTACATatgctggagaagacctcgatcaagtggtctgaatccactcgatcgagaggtttgctgtTTTATGCGGGTTTTCTAAGCCcgtgttgttttattttattaagtatTACGCTTCTctatataaggaagtcgtaaTTAGGTCATTAATCATCTTTTCACATACTTTCTACTGCTTAAACTTCTGAATCTCTTAATTACTTGACTGCTTAATCTCTCAACCTTTTCCTTTGCTTTTggattgttctctacgccggattcgTATTGATTGTAATCATTCTACTACTCTTCTTAATCTTAAtacttgtttgctttaattcttgttgTCCCTTTATTACTCTTGCCCTAGCTTTATTTATGATTGTttgttattatttcattatgtctttcattagtatacttattattattattattattattgttgacaccattaataacatgagtagctaattctttatatgttaggattagggaatccatggtaggattgtgacgatgtagtgaatagactagataatttatatgtgaaaatctgtccccatagcaatttaactgtaacaccaatttagttgagtgcacgcttctaaattacattaatttggttaactttactcctggatcggaagattggaataaacagacctgctatgaacattagactaccctaatgaggacggaagttaagatagtggaaatctaggatagaaagtggaccggaaggacctttcccttatccttctcacagtatattgtctaggctatttgcaactgagtcgatagactaccatggtgaaccgaaatcctggcataccctctcttatttgatcactcttatcgtattttctcatttttatttctctcattttatttctctttcccttaaacttttagtagtttagaaaccaaattaAAAACCCCCATATTGTGACTTAAATAGACGGACCATTAGACAGATAtcctgcctccctgtggagaatcgaccctacttatcactagctttcGTTAGtctatttaggtttatttttagtACACAAACGATAGTATCAGTGCTTGTATTCAGTCACACTACCAGCATTAATTATCTTGTGGATAAGAGTAATAGTTGTAGTATTTAATTGTTTAAGAAGTTTACCAGATTGGAAGAAATCTCTCACAGCAGCCTTCACCTCATTACCCACAATGCACCATGTGTCTTTAAAAAATCGGGTTGAGTAACCATCAGGCCCAGGAGCCTTATCCTTGTGAATATGGAATAGAGCATTAGTAATTTCCTCATCAGTAATGGGAGCACAAAGGCCCTCACCAAGTTCATGGATTACAACCTTCCCTCCCCTTATGGTGGGCAGATGAACAGGTGAGGTAGTAGCAGACTCACCAAGCAGTTTGGTGTAGTACTGAAGGAAAGCCTGCTTTATCCCCTTCTCATCAGTATGCAAATTCCCATCCATATCCTTAATTTGAACAATATTATTGTGATTTCTTTTAGTCTTTAGAAGGTTATGAAAGTATTTAGTGTTAGTGTCACCTTCTTCTAGCTATGTAGTTTTAGCTTTCTGGGTTTGGAAATCCCTCCTAGCCTCCTCCAGATGGCTAGAAACATCCCTGGCTCTCAATTCCTCACTGATTAAGGCAGGATTACACGGATCAGCTCTTAATTTAACTTGAGTTTCATAGAGCATCCTACTAGCAATGCCATCATTCCTCTCAATGTCATGAAACAGATCCTTGTTGAGGCCTTTAAGGGGTTTTTCCAACATCTTCAGTTTAGTAACCACACGAAATATTTTGGTACCTTGAACTGGATTGGACCACCACTCCTCAACAAGAGTTAAGAAGCACGCTGCCTTGCTCCACATATTGAAATACTTGAATTGACCTTTCCGTAATCTATTCTCATTATTAAAAGAAATAATACAAGGACAGTGATCAAAGTGACCCTCAGGAAGGAAGATAGCCTTATTGTTAGATAAGCAAGTAAGCCATTGAGAATTAACTAAAACTCTGTTAATCCTGCTATACACCCTAGATCCAACAGGTTGCTTATTAGTCCAAGTAAACAAAGGACCTTGCCCTGCCACATCCATTAGCTCACAGGTTGCTAGGCAGTTCCTCATAGGTTAGACTTCAGCTCTTAGAACCTCAGAACCAATTCTTTCATCATAATTTGATACATTATTAAAATCACCACACGCAATCCAAGGACTGTCATAAGACTTAGCCTGCCTCACTAAGGCGTCCGAAAGAGGGGTTTCATCAACAATTTTATTAAACCCATACACCATAGTTATTCAAAACCTGACATTGCCAGGAATCCATTTGACATAAACATGTATAAACTGAGCAAAGCACTGCAGCATAGACATGTCAAACACGGCAGGATCCCATAAAACCCAAACTCTACCGCACTTGTGCCAAGGAGAGTTAGTGCAAAGAGACTAGTGAGTACCCAGCTCTCTCAGCACAGGGCCAACAGTAGTACTCTTTATTTTAGTTTCTAAAAGACCATCTAGAATAATTTTATTCTGAAAAAGCTATTTCCTAATAGCATGTTGtttattgtccttgttcataccCCCCAACATTCAAGAATCCAAGCCTATCCATTACCACTGCTTGATGTTGCCTCAGTGTCCTGAGATTTACTTGCAGTACGCAATGCTGTGTTAAGAGATTCCATAAAAGAGACTCCATGCCTGAGCCAAGATTTCTTTGCTCCTATCATACCATCttgtttagtcatcttaattagaGAATATAATCCAGAACTCTGGGTAATAGAGGAGATATCAGCAATAGGTGTTATAAACCCAATAGGAGGTGGCCTGGTTGGAGGAGTAGTGGGTTTCTTGGGTACTGttgggcctggaaatccgcagatatccCTGATCAATATCTTGCCTTGGCTTGACTGTCAGGGTGTCAGGATGTCAAGCTACccggacacatgaagataggcgtcaggccatggagaggacaacggtcgaaatatcaggacgatatcagaccaggaGATCATATTATAAGTAGATTACGCGCACAACATTAAATGGGAAGATTCAGCAATTAAAGCAGTAATTAAGGGCGTAATAATGGATATTATTACGGGTAATTAATacggaatattcagcattaatgAGGAGATTTACCAAATTGTTCAAAGATATGACTATATAAAGGAGCATTTGGAAATCATTTAGAGGCAGAAGACGCATACAAGAAAAAATATAGCATACGATATTCTCATACTACTTTCAAAGATAATTACATCACATTGTGCTAAATTCTCAAtacaatagtgaaatcctctcctggcttggtgcccgtggttttttcccatttaagggttttccacgtacaaaatcctTTGTctaattattgttttttttattgtacttttactCTTGCATTTCACCCTGACGTCCTGATTTACAGACtaactagagctagttaaccctacctaaATCTATCCTGACCTAATtttgccttgcgcaaaatccagaCAAAACAATTGTCGCCCACCGTGGGgaatctagctctttaaatcttttttccttatcttacaaaaatctaaatatcctaaaaaaatggcccagcctaccattgaagaacaattgaatgcagccctCCAATAAatagctgagttggaaagcttgaaagaaaaagtagcccaaactgaggCTGAAATTCTACaattaagagaatctgagtcagctctgaaacaaaaattggaaaaaatccaaggagcaggctctagattccagccaagaacaccattttcatcaattgtcaaaaacattgatttttccagttttgggagcccaggTGGTTCTAATTTCGTCAATGTTGATGACGATGGTGAGACAAAAAATGACGATggaaaacctgatgaatctgcagcagccatcatgaagGCAGTAGTCCAGGAAATCAAGaagctcaatgaaaaattcgacaagatacctggagtacctgccagtttagaagaagctgcccctgacagctatgctgatttgcctttcatagacgaaatagcaaaggtGGACTTGCCCAAAAAATTTGTGGTCCCGTCTAtgaaaatctatgatggaactacagatccacaaaatcatgtggcCCTTTACAAACAAAAAATATTAGCAGCATCCATTCCCagcgagttcagacaagtttgcatgtgtaagggatttggaacaaccctgaccggcCCTGCCTTAcagtggtacatcaacctgccaactgggagcatgcATTCTTTTGCCAAtctgatcaacaacttcaaccagcagtttgcgagtagcagggagttAGAGAAGCGATCAagtgatctttacaggattacaCAGAAACCTGacgaaactctcaggacattccttgcaagattaaataaataaaaagtctttattcccaggtgtgacgttggaacagcagtggaggcattcagacaggggttgCTACCTCATAGTGACTTGTACaacgagctcactaagtatccctgccataccttcgaagatgtccaggccaaAACCTTTGCttttatcaggctggaagaagacaagagCCACAAACTCGGATCATCCATTGGACCGAAAGACTATGAAAAAAGCAacaggaagagcaacaaaggaaacaattacagacctactccatattccaggccagaccattCAAAAGTCAGCCTGgcacatgagtatcaaggtaaggctaaaattttcccacctatttctgagcataacttcagtgttgatattgcaggattgatccaaaggcttgacaacatgggaccaGTGGTCAGATGGCCCAAAAAGGTGGAGAATCCTAACCCTAGGAGAGATAAttccaaatggtgcgaattccacatggacattggacacaAACCAGATGACTGcttcaccctgaggaaagaagtggcttatCTGCTGAAATCTGGATAcctgaaagacctgatcaagaaaAAAGGAAGGAATGCAGACCAAGGCAAAGAGAACCAAAAGCATAAGCAAGATCgcagccttcctccaccacccccaatttatgaagtaaaattcatatctggtgggTCAGAAATCTGCAGCCTGACTAGTTCAACAGcgaaaaagatagccaggacgctaAGGATTGCATCACCCTGCAAACCAAACCACGTCCCAACAATCTCTTtcagtgattgtgacctggtaggtaTTCCTGATGTTTATCATGATGGCCTAGTAATTtttatgcagattggaaccgccacagtaagaaggatcctagtGGATGGAGGCAGCTTAGTGAACCCgatcatgcttgacgtgctgAAGGCCATGAAAATCAAtgaggatcaaatcaccaaaaaatcaagcgttttggtagggttcagtggagaaacTAGAAGCACTTTAGGAGAAATCCATCTcccaacctacgttgaaggagtctcatcctatgagaaatttggagtccttgattgcCTGTCGTCCTACAATGCAATTTTGGGCAGACCCTGGACTCATAATGTTAAGGCCGTgtcatcaacctatcaccagtgtatcaagataccaacagactgggggatagccacaatcaaaggggatcaaaAGACATCCCAAGAATGCTATACAAGAGCCttgaaaccttccaaggcaggtaaatccattgcatagcaattacagaaccctatcaggagcacttatgtagcacctctcagaatggaaacagatcaggtaatcctagaccctgagtaccctgacaggtatgttctagtaggatctgacgccccTGATAATGTCAGGCCCGAATTAGTAAAATTCCTCAAAAagaaatcatcttggtttgcttggtctcattttgatatgactggaattagtgctgatataaTCACACACAAACTTAatattgacccatcttttaagcttgtacaacagaaaagacgaaaatttgcaGCTGAACGAAATGTCATAATCAACGAAGAAGTGGAAAAACTCCTatatatgggaatgatcagggaggtaatgtaccctgaatggctggctaacgtggttgttgtgcagaaaaagaatggaaaatggagagtctgtgtagattacactgacctgaacaaagttTATCCCAAGGACCTGTTTCctttgccacatattgatgccatggtagacacCACAGCAcggcatgagatgctgacattcatggatgcctccagtgggttcaaccaaataaaaatgcaccctaCTGGCCAGGAAAATACTGCATTCATGGATGTTACActaccatgcctttcggcctgaagaatgcaggggcaacgtaccagcgcctggtcaacatgatgttcaaagatcagataggtgataccatggaagtatacatagacgacatggtggtaaagTCCAAAAATGCAGAATATCATGTTAAGCATTTGGAAATAGCATTCGAAATATTAGGAAAAtacaatatgaagctcaaccctgcaaaatgccactttggagtttctgcaggtaagttccttggatacatggttACGAAAAGAGtcatagaagccagcccagaacagataaaagctatcctggaacttcagtcacccaagtctgtcaaagatattcagaaattgacaggccgcgtagctgccctgaaccggtttatatcaagatcctctgaaaggtgtaaaacattttacaatctgctcagaaaaaataaacagtttcattggacggatgaacatgaggCACCCTTTCAAGAGCTAAAATCCTGCttgtcatctccacccttactggctaaaccagagaagGGAGAACCCCTGTCAGTATACTTATCCGTCACCGACACAGCAGTCAGTGCGGTCCTTATAAAAGAACAGGAAGGCCAACAACATCcggtctattatgtaagtaaaagcttGCTAGATGCTgagatgaggtatggattacttgaaaacactagtagaaaaaccccctacgatggcggttataaatgaccttttgtggcggtttttagAGATTTAGGGTGCGTCGTTTATCGCGGCGTCGTATAAACTTTACGGCGGTTGTAGGTGAATGTACAACCGTCGTAATAGCTCTCCTATAATGGCGGTTGTTatacaaaaccgccattataaacttatataatacaacggttgttagacaagaaccgccactgtaacccatctatagtggcggttattgtaagaaaaccgccaccatagataTTTCTATTATCACTTTAATTATCTATCATGGCGGTTTTTAACTTAAGAACCGCCACCGTTGAtaggtattttttttttaaaaaaaattgctaCCTAAACTTCTGTAGCAACCTCCCATAAATTTGACAATCCAATATGGAAATGAATAAACAATACATACACAAGAATGCAACCAACTACCCAAAAACTTTCTTATCATCTAGCAGAACAATAATGTCCACGTTCAAAAAATTTACATCGAAgtgtataaataatcacataGATATCTTATTTAATAGATTAATCAACATTTACATATACATTTGGTAGCCTACACCTTTTTAGCATTCTTTATCTCGTCAATTGACACTCTTACTCTTGGATCTGAAATGATACAGTAAACAAAACCCACAGTAAGAAAATCAAACTAAGCATTGTTAAATCAACGTTTAGCGTTACTAAAAATCAAACAATGAAAAAAAGGGtactatataaatatatataaagcAAAAAGAAGATAAAAAGCTCAAAAGTTTGAATTATAGCACCACATACCACATATATTTCATGTCAGaataaaatgaaaaatgaattccTTGTCTGTGACTTGGTTTCCACTTTTTACAACAATGAACTCAACAATCTGGAAAAAAAATGGACAAATTAGAACAATTAACCCAATAATGCTCACTTGGtagaattatatattaaaataGAAGGAAAAAGAGTGATTCAAATTCAGCCAGAACAAAAACACCCAGTCAAAATATGCAAGAATAAATCTTTGTCACCATTAGCCATGGAccatgttactccgacactttcACAGTTCAAAGAAACTTAGTTAGAAAAAGTTCTGAAGGTCCAAGAAGTATCAACCAAATCAATGGGGCGGCGACCGAACTGAGGCCACAAATAAACTTTGATGTAAGTCTAATACCAAGACTTAATGACATGCTGACAGAAAAAAATTTATACGAAGCTACATGGGTAACCATGAGTAGATAACACAGTAATGTTAAAAAGATTATTTCAGACACTAACCAAGTCTAGGTAGCATTGCATTAACAGTCTCCGGATTTACTGCGATCGGAGCCTCGTAGATATGCTGACCTCGTATAGAATGCATTAACAAAGAGGAAGATGACCATCAGGGATCCAACAAAGATATACAGACAAACGAGTGTACTAGACCAGACTTGGTACAAGAATCTTCAAGTGCATGGGAGAAAATCATTGACACAAAACTGCATCTAGAAAACAATCAACCATCAGTTATGAATTCATACTATCAAATCATAATGAAGGAAAAATAACTACTAAACATAGATAATAAACCCGAGACTGCATTCGCCTGTACTTCCTTTCGAAGAGCACTGAGCAACAACAGATAATTAGTATGTGTGGATGTGCTTGATACAATGAGATCAAAACCCTTAAAAGGGTTAAAGGATACCGAAAAGTTAAGCTAAATGTGCACCAAATCTACCCATCTACTCCGCCTTCTCCAAAATGCACTCGTTTTTCAATCCAAGTATGCCCATATAGTGCATACACGGATACGTGTGATGCTTTTGACAAAGCTGACAGCACAACCAAATGGTAAACATATATACTAGCGGTGAATGTTAACTATTTCATGCCTCCGCCACTGACT from Silene latifolia isolate original U9 population chromosome 2, ASM4854445v1, whole genome shotgun sequence encodes the following:
- the LOC141641211 gene encoding uncharacterized protein LOC141641211 → MRNCLATCELMDVAGQGPLFTWTNKQPVGSRVYSRINRVLVNSQWLTCLSNNKAIFLPEGHFDHCPCIISFNNENRLRKGQFKYFNMWSKAACFLTLVEEWWSNPVQGTKIFRVVTKLKMLEKPLKGLNKDLFHDIERNDGIASRMLYETQVKLRADPCNPALISEELRARDVSSHLEEARRDFQTQKAKTT